GCTATAGGTTTAAGTATGAAGATAATCAGTATACAAACAACGTTAAGTTTAATCTACTTCATAGTTGGGCACTTTATATTAACCGAAATAATAAAATTGAATTTCGAAATCTATTCAATCAATCTAGTTTTACAAGAACAACATTAAGAGATGGTTACGATTATTATAGTAGCATCGCTATCCGCTCATATGAGCACCGTTTTATGAGCCGATCAACTTATTCTGGACAATTAAGTGGGGAGCATACCTCTATTGAAGGCATATCAAAACTTGATTGGAATGTTGGTTACGCTTACGCAAATCGCCTAGAACCAGATAGAAAGGTTTTAACCACAAAACTAAATGAGAATACCGGCAATTACGAACTTGCACTACCAAATACAGCCAACCCACGATTAGCAGGACGCTTATACCTTGATAACCACGAACACATTTTCTCTAACGGGGTAAACTATGAGAGATATTTCGATTTTGGTCATCTGCCCCCTATGTTAAAGTTCGGTTACTATCTGGAGTATAAAAACCGTAAGTTTAATGCCCGAAATATAGGTTATGCCAATGGAAGTAATTTCTACCCAACATCCGATTTTCTTTCCCTCCCTTTCGATCAAATATTTAAGGATGAGAATTTTGACTACTCCAATGGGCTAAAGATTACAGAATCAACGAATAAATCTGATTCCTATAAATCAGACAATACATTGATTGCAGGTTACATGGGTTTAAATATGCCTTTCACGCTAAAACTTAACCTTTACTTTGGGGTAAGAGCAGAACAAAATAGGATGACTCTTTCCAGTTTTGAACCCGGGGTGAGTACTCCTGTTAAAGTTGATAATAATCGATTTAACCTATTTCCATCTGCAAATATCAGCTATAAAATCAACGATAAAAATGTGATTCGTTTTGCTTGTGGACGTTCAATTAACCGTCCAGAGTTTCGTGAAATTGCTCCATTCGTTTTTTACGATTTTAACGATGTTGCAGGTTACTCTGGAAATCCTGGTTTAAAGGATGCTACAATACAAAATTTCGATCTTCGTTTTGAAAATTATCCATCATCCACCGAGACTTTTTCATTAGCCCTGTTCTATAAATCATTCTATAATCCTATTGAAATGGTATACGTTGATGCAGGTAGTGGATTACAATACTCATTTAATAATGCAAATGGCGCAAAGAGTATGGGAGTTGAGCTAGATATAAGAAGAAGTCTTGAATTTATTTCAATCCTTAAAAACTTTAGCGTTGTTTTGAACGGTTCATTAATTAATAGTAAGGTTATTTTCCCATCGAATACCACTGAAAAAAATAGACCATTATACGGACAATCACCTTATATTGCTAATGCGGGTATTTTTTACCAAAACCCATCCAATGGGCTAGCAGTTAGCATACTTTATAACATAATGGGAAAAAGAATTATTGTCGTTGGACAATTAGCTCAGAACCCCCAAGATAATATTCCCGATCTTTACGAAATGCCTCATAATCTTATAGATATTACTATTACTAAAAAAATAGGTAAGCATTTTGAGCTGAAAGGTGGAATCAAGGATCTACTAAACGAAAAGTACAGATACCAACAAA
This genomic interval from Bacteroidales bacterium contains the following:
- a CDS encoding TonB-dependent receptor, yielding MLQKGLITVQRFLRRILPVLIITCGISSSLFAQTGSIEGFVIDKKTNETLIGTGILIDGTTKGAVTNVDGQYQITNINPGKHFIKISYVGYYPILIENIIVEANKTTQQNILMDASDVSIDEVVVSGKRRTNTDEMMISSIKSSPLLVSSISGQQIQRSQDKDASEVVRRVPGITIIDDRFIIVRGLNQRYNNVWLNNAATPSSETDVKSFSFDVIPSGLIENIMIYKSAAPEFPAEFTGGFIKITTKNMPVENFTNIDYSSSYRTSSTFKDFYSYKGGKMDWLGFDDGTRALPKGFPSDLKLVTDPSTINDLSKAFNKNLTATSSTARPDQKFGITLGRKIKFKNAMLGNTSSLSYSNSLDYNPINNNSFTSYNILDDLPSYRFKYEDNQYTNNVKFNLLHSWALYINRNNKIEFRNLFNQSSFTRTTLRDGYDYYSSIAIRSYEHRFMSRSTYSGQLSGEHTSIEGISKLDWNVGYAYANRLEPDRKVLTTKLNENTGNYELALPNTANPRLAGRLYLDNHEHIFSNGVNYERYFDFGHLPPMLKFGYYLEYKNRKFNARNIGYANGSNFYPTSDFLSLPFDQIFKDENFDYSNGLKITESTNKSDSYKSDNTLIAGYMGLNMPFTLKLNLYFGVRAEQNRMTLSSFEPGVSTPVKVDNNRFNLFPSANISYKINDKNVIRFACGRSINRPEFREIAPFVFYDFNDVAGYSGNPGLKDATIQNFDLRFENYPSSTETFSLALFYKSFYNPIEMVYVDAGSGLQYSFNNANGAKSMGVELDIRRSLEFISILKNFSVVLNGSLINSKVIFPSNTTEKNRPLYGQSPYIANAGIFYQNPSNGLAVSILYNIMGKRIIVVGQLAQNPQDNIPDLYEMPHNLIDITITKKIGKHFELKGGIKDLLNEKYRYQQSFSFFKTSENAQVTRNLNTKEFQKGTIFSLGLSYKF